In Bos indicus isolate NIAB-ARS_2022 breed Sahiwal x Tharparkar chromosome 19, NIAB-ARS_B.indTharparkar_mat_pri_1.0, whole genome shotgun sequence, the following proteins share a genomic window:
- the LOC109573213 gene encoding olfactory receptor 1A1 — MREDNQSSTFNFILLGVTGQQKQEDFFFLLFLFIYPTTLIGNLLIILAIRSDIRLHNPMYFLLANLSFVDIFFSSVTIPKTLANHLLGSKAISFGGCLTQMYFMIALGNTDSYILAAMAYNRAVAITRPLHYTTIMSPRTCVLLVIGSWVVGNGNALPHTLLTASLSFCGNQEVANFYCDITPLLKLSCSDIHFNVKMMYLGVGVFSVPLLCIIISYVQVFSTVLRVPSTKGVLKAFSTCGSHLTVVSLYYGTVMGMYFRPLTSYNLKDAVITVMYIAVTPMLNPFIYSLRNRDMKAALGKLFSRRIFSQPM, encoded by the coding sequence ATGAGAGAAGACAACCAATCTTCTACCTTCAATTTCATCCTCCTGGGAGTTACTGGCCAGCAAAAACAGGAAGACTTCTTCTTCTTACTTTTCCTGTTCATTTACCCCACCACATTGAttggaaacctgctcatcatcTTGGCCATTCGCTCTGACATTCGCCTCCACAACCCCATGTATTTTCTCCTTGCCAACCTCTCCTTTGTTGACATCTTCTTCTCCTCTGTAACTATCCCTAAGACGCTGGCCAACCACCTCCTGGGCAGCAAAGCCATCTCCTTTGGAGGATGCCTAACACAAATGTATTTTATGATTGCCTTGGGTAACACAGATAGTTACATCCTGGCTGCTATGGCCTATAATCGAGCTGTGGCCATCACCCGCCCACTTCACTACACAACAATCATGAGCCCACGGACTTGTGTCCTGCTAGTCATTGGGTCTTGGGTGGTTGGAAATGGCAATGCCCTCCCCCACACTCTGCTCACAGCTAGCCTGTCCTTCTGTGGAAACCAGGAAGTGGCCAACTTCTACTGTGACATTACCCCTTTGCTCAAGCTGTCCTGTTCTGACATCCACTTTAATGTGAAGATGATGTACCTGGGGGTTGGTGTTTTCTCCGTGCCATTACTATGCATCATCATCTCTTATGTTCAGGTCTTTTCCACAGTCTTACGGGTTCCATCCACCAAAGGTGTGCtcaaagccttctccacctgtggctcccaccTCACCGTTGTTTCTCTGTATTATGGGACAGTCATGGGCATGTACTTCCGCCCTCTGACTAGTTATAACCTAAAGGATGCAGTGATAACTGTGATGTACATAGCGGTGACCCCAATGTTAAATCCTTTCATCTATAGTCTGAGGAATCGGGACATGAAGGCTGCCCTGGGGAAACTCTTCAGCAGGAGAATTTTTTCACAACCAATGTGA
- the LOC109573214 gene encoding olfactory receptor 1A1-like: protein MRDENQSSVLDFFLLGVSSHQEQEDFFFVLFLFIYPITLIGNLLIILAIHSDIRLHNPMYFLLANLSFVDIFFSSVTIPKALANHLLGTKAISFGGCLTQMYFMIALANTDSYILAAMAYDRTVAIIHPLHYTIIMSPRTCVLLVIGSWVVGNGNALPHTLLTASLSFCGNQEVANFYCDIASLLKLSCSDIHFNVKMMYLGVGVFSMPLLCIIISYVRVFSTVLRVPSTKGVLKAFSTCGSHLTVVSLYYGTVMGMYFRPLTSYSLKDAVITVMYIAVTPVLNPFIYTLRNRVMKDALEKLFSKRTSSHPT from the coding sequence ATGAGAGATGAAAACCAATCCTCTGTCCTGGATTTCTTCCTCCTAGGAGTTAGTAGTCATCAGGAACAAGAAGACTTCTTCTTCGTCCTTTTCTTGTTCATTTACCCCATCACATTGAttggaaacctgctcatcatcTTGGCCATTCACTCTGACATTCGCCTCCACAACCCCATGTATTTTCTTCTTGCCAACCTCTCCTTCGTTGACATCTTCTTCTCCTCTGTAACCATCCCTAAGGCGCTGGCCAACCACCTCCTGGGCACCAAAGCCATCTCTTTTGGAGGATGCCTAACACAGATGTATTTCATGATTGCCTTGGCTAACACAGATAGTTACATCCTGGCTGCTATGGCCTATGATCGCACTGTGGCCATCATCCACCCACTTCATTACACAATAATTATGAGCCCACGGACTTGTGTCCTGCTAGTCATTGGGTCTTGGGTGGTTGGAAATGGCAATGCCCTCCCCCACACTCTGCTCACAGCTAGCCTGTCCTTCTGTGGAAACCAGGAAGTGGCCAACTTCTACTGTGACATTGCCTCTTTGCTCAAGCTGTCCTGTTCTGACATCCACTTTAATGTGAAGATGATGTACCTGGGGGTTGGTGTTTTCTCCATGCCATTACTATGCATCATCATCTCTTATGTTCGGGTCTTTTCCACAGTCTTACGGGTTCCATCCACCAAAGGTGTGCtcaaagccttctccacctgtggctcccaccTCACAGTTGTTTCTCTGTATTATGGGACAGTCATGGGCATGTACTTCCGCCCTCTGACTAGTTACAGCCTAAAGGATGCAGTGATAACCGTGATGTACATCGCAGTAACTCCAGTGTTAAATCCTTTCATCTATACTCTGAGAAATAGGGTCatgaaagatgccctggaaaaacTCTTCAGCAAGAGAACGTCCTCACATCCAACATGA